The following coding sequences lie in one Musa acuminata AAA Group cultivar baxijiao chromosome BXJ3-1, Cavendish_Baxijiao_AAA, whole genome shotgun sequence genomic window:
- the LOC135628256 gene encoding protein SOB FIVE-LIKE 5-like has product MKPGEEEEMSSDCSSGCQSGWTAYLEDEEEEEEDLSMVSDASSGPPQLREEDEQRCRCQRKSNLCVGKIGCLCPVSAPAAAAMARDGCKKRRVGEEQHIDHSSVLVDTATSPLFGYSKARFKDNNYCYYQMKPINAFDFTRSFSSAHLEESSALQKQIGYLQSYTPLKPTSARPVSRKERKTIW; this is encoded by the exons ATGAAGccgggggaggaggaagagatgaGCTCAGACTGCAGCAGTGGGTGCCAGTCCGGTTGGACTGCGTActtggaggatgaggaggaggaggaggaggacctgTCCATGGTCTCTGACGCATCCTCTGGTCCACCGCAATTGCGCGAAGAGGATGAGCAGCGATGCCGCTGCCAACGCAAATCCAACCTCTGCGTTGGGAAGATTGGCTGCCTCTGCCCCGTCTCAGCTCCAGCTGCTGCTGCCATGGCCAGAGATGGTTGCAAGAAGAGGAGAGTCGGAGAGGAGCAACACATCGATCACTCCTCTGTTTTGGTTGACACTGCCACCTCCCCTCTCTTCGGCTATTCCAAG GCTCGCTTCAAAGACAACAACTACTGCTACTACCAAATGAAGCCCATCAATGCTTTTGACTTCACTCGGAGCTTCTCATCCGCTCATCTTGAG GAGAGTTCTGCACTGCAGAAGCAAATAGGCTACCTTCAATCCTATACTCCTCTAAAGCCAACCTCAGCAAGACCA GTATCAAGGAAAGAAAGGAAAACAATTTGGTGA
- the LOC103990584 gene encoding protein transport protein SEC13 homolog B, with product MPSQKIETGHQDVVHDVAMDYYGKRLATASSDMTIKIVGVSGSSHQHLATLSGHHGPVWQVAWAHPKFGSMIASCSYDGRVIIWKEGSKPDEWIQAHVFTEHKSSVNSIAWAPHELGLCLACGSSDGNISVFTARTDGGWDTTRIDQAHPVGVTSVTWAPALAPGVLVGSGQLDPVQKLASGGCDNTVKVWKFYNGNWKMDCFPALQMHSDWVRDVAWAPNLGLPKSTIASASQDGTVVIWTVAKEGDQWEGKVLNNFNAPVWRVSWSLTGNILAVADGNNNVTLWKEAVDGEWQQVTTVEP from the coding sequence ATGCCTTCGCAGAAAATAGAGACGGGTCACCAGGATGTCGTCCATGATGTGGCGATGGACTACTATGGCAAGCGCCTGGCTACGGCATCTTCGGATATGACGATCAAGATTGTTGGTGTGAGTGGTTCTTCGCACCAGCACCTTGCCACACTGAGTGGCCACCATGGGCCAGTCTGGCAAGTTGCATGGGCACATCCCAAGTTCGGGTCTATGATTGCGTCTTGCAGCTACGATGGCCGGGTGATCATATGGAAGGAAGGGAGCAAACCCGATGAGTGGATTCAGGCACATGTTTTCACCGAGCACAAGAGCTCTGTTAACTCTATTGCATGGGCGCCTCATGAGCTCGGCCTCTGCTTGGCTTGTGGTTCCTCAGACGGAAACATTTCAGTCTTTACTGCACGAACTGATGGTGGCTGGGACACTACGAGGATCGATCAGGCGCATCCAGTGGGTGTGACTTCGGTCACATGGGCTCCAGCTTTGGCCCCAGGTGTCCTTGTTGGTTCAGGACAGCTTGATCCTGTGCAGAAGCTTGCTTCCGGTGGCTGTGATAACACTGTTAAAGTGTGGAAGTTTTACAATGGTAACTGGAAGATGGACTGTTTTCCGGCTCTCCAGATGCATTCCGACTGGGTCCGAGATGTAGCTTGGGCACCAAACTTGGGGCTTCCAAAATCTACTATCGCCAGTGCTTCACAGGATGGAACAGTCGTCATATGGACAGTGGCAAAGGAAGGGGATCAATGGGAGGGCAAAGTTTTGAATAACTTCAACGCCCCCGTTTGGAGAGTATCATGGTCACTTACCGGAAACATTTTAGCTGTAGCTGACGGGAACAATAATGTCACACTGTGGAAGGAAGCCGTGGACGGTGAGTGGCAGCAGGTGACGACGGTTGAGCCATGA